The following are encoded in a window of Gimesia chilikensis genomic DNA:
- a CDS encoding MotA/TolQ/ExbB proton channel family protein: MYFQFPCEKCSKKLKVRDENVGKKVRCPYCHHTMTVKKPETPIIDTSVDVSSSSASKSTTSSRETKKHVSSGWADGTEVSLSKSGLIAIGISIAYLALMFPIRNYYFGELFLDRGMVPYALVFLMSWSGTILVLKYFKLVKQKESMLFDTLPTDISEDISEKTVPKFIDHVRNLPVDPRESFLVNRVLRGLEHFRVLKSSSEVSNRLQSQSEIDATAVDSSYTILKVFIWAIPILGFIGTVIGISAAVGGFSGGMDKAQDISALKESLGSVTGGLSTAFDTTLVALVMSMLVMFPSSSMQKSEEDLLNWVDEYCNENLLKRLKESEHGGGGGDEKDHRRLIQRTIDKAMANHHAELQTWIEKLEGIGETLSQSVMKSWGKIDEKIRAQQEEQISQVQEVVKQLETVEEKMTELQAAHTSHLEKMNGEATEMAEAAGVLTQSFNGVQQGLNGLNTVLTNLGEKQILIQQVEAPRKRWGLFGNSRKVR, encoded by the coding sequence ATGTATTTCCAGTTTCCTTGTGAAAAGTGTTCCAAAAAACTCAAAGTCCGCGATGAGAACGTTGGTAAGAAAGTCCGTTGTCCTTACTGTCATCACACGATGACAGTCAAAAAGCCGGAAACCCCCATCATCGATACGTCGGTTGATGTCAGCAGTTCTTCAGCGAGCAAATCGACAACCAGTAGTCGGGAAACCAAAAAACACGTATCCAGCGGTTGGGCCGACGGGACTGAAGTCAGTCTTTCCAAAAGTGGTCTGATTGCCATTGGTATCTCCATCGCCTATCTCGCACTGATGTTTCCCATTCGGAATTACTACTTTGGGGAACTCTTCCTGGACCGTGGCATGGTGCCTTATGCTCTGGTCTTTCTGATGAGCTGGTCTGGCACCATCCTCGTTCTGAAGTACTTCAAGCTGGTCAAGCAGAAGGAATCGATGCTGTTTGACACGCTGCCGACGGACATCTCGGAGGACATCTCTGAGAAAACCGTTCCTAAATTTATCGATCACGTGAGAAATCTTCCCGTCGATCCTCGGGAAAGCTTTCTGGTGAACCGGGTTTTGCGAGGTCTCGAGCACTTCCGGGTTCTGAAAAGCAGCTCCGAAGTTTCCAACCGACTGCAGTCGCAATCGGAAATCGATGCGACCGCCGTTGATTCCAGTTATACGATTCTTAAGGTCTTCATCTGGGCTATTCCGATTCTCGGGTTCATCGGAACCGTGATCGGGATTAGTGCTGCGGTGGGGGGCTTCTCAGGCGGTATGGATAAAGCCCAGGACATTTCCGCTCTGAAAGAGTCACTGGGAAGCGTGACCGGCGGTTTGTCGACCGCGTTCGATACGACGCTGGTCGCACTCGTGATGAGTATGCTGGTGATGTTCCCCAGCAGCTCCATGCAGAAATCAGAAGAAGACCTGCTGAACTGGGTTGATGAATACTGTAATGAAAACCTGCTGAAGCGACTCAAGGAAAGTGAGCATGGTGGCGGCGGAGGAGACGAGAAAGATCATCGTCGCCTCATTCAGCGAACCATCGATAAAGCGATGGCCAACCACCACGCCGAGTTACAGACGTGGATCGAAAAGCTGGAGGGCATCGGCGAAACCCTGTCTCAATCGGTGATGAAATCCTGGGGTAAGATCGACGAAAAAATCCGCGCTCAGCAGGAAGAGCAGATTTCGCAGGTGCAGGAAGTTGTCAAGCAACTGGAAACGGTTGAGGAGAAGATGACCGAGCTGCAGGCAGCACACACCTCTCATCTGGAGAAGATGAATGGTGAAGCAACTGAAATGGCTGAAGCCGCCGGTGTGCTGACCCAGTCTTTCAATGGAGTTCAGCAGGGACTGAATGGACTGAATACCGTGTTGACCAACCTGGGAGAGAAACAGATTCTGATTCAGCAGGTAGAAGCCCCCCGCAAGCGTTGGGGACTGTTTGGGAATTCAAGGAAAGTAAGATAA
- a CDS encoding PQQ-binding-like beta-propeller repeat protein, with product MSFSMPIRLFLGALLVGGLTMSAHALEPTKLSDSWEQWRGPNRQNHSSDTGLLQDWNATPPKLTWTATGLGKGYAGVSIKDNRLFTTGNLPEGQAVIAVNIDDGKILWKTNLLELNPEHGYPGARCTPAIDGDRLYAITSNGAISCLSVADGEVIWTKNFEDEWDGKMMSKWGFSESPLVDGDWVLCTPGGKDAMMVALDKTTGREIWRTSVSDLGDKGKDGAGYSSIVISNAGGVKQYVQLTGRGVIGVRASDGKLLWNYNPVANGVANIPTPIVSGDYVFCSTGYGTGSALLKLSKEGDGIKAEEVYFLDPKTMQNHHGGMVLYKDHIYCGHGHNNGFPLCLELKTGKVAWGGKIRGEGSGSAAVVFADGNLIYRYQSGEVALIEANPKEYILKGSFKADQVLGKAWAHPVVCGGKLYLRDQDVLMCYDLRKQN from the coding sequence ATGAGCTTCTCTATGCCCATTCGTCTGTTCCTGGGAGCTTTACTCGTTGGCGGACTGACCATGTCTGCCCATGCTCTGGAACCGACCAAACTCTCTGACTCCTGGGAGCAGTGGCGCGGTCCGAATCGCCAGAACCATTCCTCGGACACCGGTCTCCTGCAGGACTGGAATGCAACGCCCCCCAAACTGACCTGGACCGCGACTGGTCTGGGCAAGGGGTATGCTGGAGTTTCCATTAAGGACAACCGCCTGTTTACCACAGGAAACCTGCCCGAGGGTCAGGCCGTCATCGCCGTTAATATTGATGACGGTAAAATCCTCTGGAAAACCAATCTGCTCGAGCTGAATCCGGAACACGGTTATCCGGGAGCCCGTTGTACTCCTGCCATCGATGGCGACCGTCTGTATGCCATTACCTCCAATGGAGCCATTTCCTGCCTGAGCGTCGCTGACGGCGAAGTCATCTGGACGAAAAACTTCGAGGACGAATGGGATGGCAAGATGATGTCTAAATGGGGATTCTCTGAATCCCCCCTGGTCGACGGGGACTGGGTCCTCTGCACACCGGGCGGAAAAGACGCCATGATGGTCGCCCTGGATAAAACCACGGGACGGGAAATCTGGCGAACTTCTGTTTCCGATCTGGGCGACAAAGGAAAGGATGGAGCCGGCTACTCTTCCATCGTGATCTCCAACGCCGGTGGCGTCAAACAGTATGTGCAGCTCACCGGTCGCGGTGTGATTGGCGTACGTGCCAGCGACGGTAAACTGCTCTGGAACTACAATCCGGTTGCCAACGGTGTCGCCAACATTCCGACCCCCATCGTTTCCGGCGATTATGTATTCTGTTCCACCGGTTATGGTACAGGCAGTGCTCTGCTCAAGCTATCTAAAGAGGGAGATGGTATCAAAGCCGAAGAAGTTTACTTCCTGGATCCCAAGACTATGCAGAATCACCATGGTGGTATGGTCCTCTACAAAGACCATATTTATTGTGGCCACGGTCACAACAATGGCTTCCCCCTCTGCCTCGAGTTGAAAACCGGCAAAGTTGCCTGGGGTGGCAAAATCCGGGGCGAAGGTTCCGGATCCGCTGCAGTGGTCTTCGCTGATGGCAATTTGATCTATCGCTACCAGAGTGGTGAAGTCGCCCTGATTGAAGCCAATCCCAAAGAATATATTCTCAAAGGGAGCTTCAAGGCAGATCAGGTGCTGGGCAAAGCCTGGGCACACCCGGTCGTCTGTGGCGGCAAACTCTATCTGCGGGATCAGGATGTGCTGATGTGCTACGACCTGAGAAAACAGAACTGA
- a CDS encoding DUF167 domain-containing protein has product MTASLNLESDGSAVLLPVRAQPKASRNQIEGVHDGRLKVSVTQAPEKGKANKALLKVLQNGLQLKRSQIELIKGDTAGLKVFRVSDLTPAELQHRIDTALGISD; this is encoded by the coding sequence GTGACAGCATCCCTGAACCTGGAATCTGACGGCTCTGCAGTACTGCTGCCGGTTCGGGCACAACCGAAAGCCAGCCGGAATCAGATCGAGGGCGTGCACGACGGTCGACTTAAAGTCAGCGTCACCCAGGCCCCGGAAAAGGGAAAAGCGAATAAAGCTCTGCTCAAAGTGCTACAGAATGGACTCCAACTGAAACGATCTCAGATTGAGCTGATCAAAGGGGACACCGCCGGGTTGAAGGTCTTTCGTGTCTCCGACCTGACTCCTGCAGAGCTCCAGCACAGGATTGATACCGCTTTGGGAATCTCCGACTGA
- a CDS encoding YggS family pyridoxal phosphate-dependent enzyme — protein MDDLNVIIHDNYTRIRNRIDAACQRVQRDPQSVRLVAVTKYARLEWVQALVELGCRDLGESRTPQLEERATLLSPELRWHFIGPLQRNKVRRTIAHCNLIHSVDSLKLLQAIDRIAGESELRPEVLIEVNLAGEASKKGFSRESLSAEWESLCQVLHVKITGLMTMAPHVEDRELARPVFRELRELRNELQQRSPEHVSLQELSMGMSGDFETGIEEGATLVRVGSALYEGLESSD, from the coding sequence ATGGACGACCTGAATGTGATCATTCACGATAATTACACCCGCATTCGAAACCGCATCGATGCGGCCTGCCAACGCGTACAGCGAGATCCGCAGTCCGTCCGACTGGTAGCTGTCACCAAATACGCCCGATTAGAGTGGGTTCAGGCACTGGTGGAACTGGGATGCCGGGATCTGGGTGAAAGCCGGACTCCTCAACTGGAAGAGCGGGCCACTCTGCTCTCTCCTGAACTACGCTGGCACTTCATTGGCCCGTTACAGCGCAATAAGGTCAGACGTACAATTGCGCACTGTAACCTGATTCATTCGGTTGATTCGCTGAAGTTGCTGCAAGCCATTGATCGCATTGCTGGTGAGTCGGAGTTAAGGCCGGAAGTTCTGATCGAAGTCAATCTTGCAGGGGAAGCCAGCAAAAAAGGTTTTTCCCGGGAATCTCTGTCGGCAGAGTGGGAGTCTCTCTGTCAGGTCTTGCACGTAAAGATTACAGGGCTGATGACGATGGCTCCGCATGTCGAAGATCGGGAACTGGCTCGTCCGGTCTTTCGTGAGTTACGCGAACTCCGCAACGAGTTGCAGCAACGTTCACCGGAGCATGTTTCGCTCCAGGAACTTTCGATGGGCATGAGTGGCGATTTTGAAACGGGCATCGAAGAAGGTGCAACCCTGGTACGAGTCGGCAGCGCCCTGTATGAAGGGCTGGAGTCCTCTGATTAA
- a CDS encoding PilZ domain-containing protein yields the protein MSLISLEQYSEKQNRAINRVLDTLDRLDARTSAHYSEKRAHERKNFRGLVWLSIPDGTQEFDQAMTKVWSRSISQSGLSFIYPMRIYETQIRVGVPVGADQVTWFRAEIVRQKEVEEEHFWEYGVRFLGKVIA from the coding sequence ATGAGTCTGATAAGCCTGGAACAATATAGTGAAAAGCAGAACCGCGCCATCAATCGCGTTCTGGATACCCTGGATCGCCTCGATGCGCGGACCAGCGCTCATTATTCAGAAAAAAGGGCGCACGAACGTAAGAATTTCCGGGGTCTAGTCTGGTTGTCTATTCCGGATGGAACCCAGGAATTCGACCAGGCAATGACCAAAGTCTGGTCCCGCTCTATCTCCCAGTCGGGACTCTCGTTTATCTACCCGATGCGGATCTATGAGACCCAGATTCGCGTTGGTGTTCCCGTGGGCGCTGATCAGGTAACCTGGTTCCGTGCTGAAATCGTTCGCCAGAAGGAAGTCGAAGAAGAGCACTTTTGGGAATACGGCGTCCGCTTCCTGGGCAAAGTCATTGCCTGA
- a CDS encoding response regulator, whose amino-acid sequence MKVLVVDDVGYTCHFHTRLIEQFGYSVCSATSGFEALKMLKMDNDINIVISDLMMRGMDGVDLYMEAQNVERFTDEGPLDPPQFILMTALRMEKNSQDKDVMRLKLAEELGISKIMFKPLDQEVLKQSLHEMAMGVPQISSSDKAIDLYTPTQSVKDVVQGIINSRNSGAAEQFMECLNEEVSSLKDFLSNLQTVET is encoded by the coding sequence ATGAAAGTTTTAGTCGTTGACGACGTTGGATACACGTGTCACTTCCATACCCGTTTGATTGAACAGTTCGGATACTCAGTCTGTTCTGCCACATCGGGGTTCGAAGCATTAAAAATGCTGAAAATGGATAACGATATTAATATCGTCATCTCAGATCTGATGATGCGCGGCATGGACGGTGTCGACTTATATATGGAAGCACAGAACGTCGAACGTTTTACAGATGAAGGGCCCCTGGATCCCCCGCAGTTCATCCTGATGACGGCACTCCGTATGGAAAAGAATTCGCAGGATAAAGATGTCATGCGTCTCAAGCTCGCAGAAGAGCTGGGGATATCCAAAATCATGTTTAAGCCGCTCGATCAGGAAGTGCTGAAACAATCATTACACGAAATGGCAATGGGCGTACCCCAGATATCGTCGTCAGATAAAGCGATCGATCTGTATACTCCCACCCAGAGCGTCAAAGACGTGGTACAGGGGATTATCAACTCCCGTAATTCCGGCGCTGCTGAGCAGTTTATGGAATGCCTGAACGAAGAAGTCTCCTCATTGAAAGATTTTCTTTCGAACCTGCAAACGGTTGAAACATAA
- a CDS encoding Hpt domain-containing protein produces MTNSSSAESTGTWRLIQPEQVLDMAINDVEFLTELIDLFVALAPEQMQDIRRAIDSNDAGLLAEVAHAYKGTVGNYTQTGPYPLLQSLENDGKSADLQASQSKFQKLEQEINALLTELETLKTEVNQSL; encoded by the coding sequence ATGACGAATTCAAGTTCAGCTGAATCTACAGGCACCTGGCGTTTGATCCAACCAGAACAGGTTCTGGATATGGCAATCAACGATGTTGAATTCCTGACCGAACTGATTGATCTGTTTGTGGCCCTGGCTCCGGAACAGATGCAGGACATCCGTCGGGCGATTGACAGTAATGATGCAGGTCTGCTCGCGGAAGTCGCCCACGCCTACAAGGGAACTGTCGGAAACTACACTCAGACCGGACCTTATCCTCTGCTGCAGTCACTGGAAAATGACGGCAAGTCGGCAGACCTCCAGGCGAGCCAGAGCAAGTTTCAAAAACTGGAACAAGAGATCAATGCCCTGCTGACCGAATTAGAGACCTTAAAAACTGAGGTCAATCAGTCCCTGTAA
- the aroB gene encoding 3-dehydroquinate synthase: protein MSESLDVNVALGPRSYHISVVSHQFDRFAETLETWMSQSPAYHNAIQEGHKTAFIVTDRNLSKLHTPHIEKSLTAQGWKWETAIIEPGEKSKSLPVISELYDRLVAMKADRQTVLIAVGGGVTGDAGGFVAATYVRGLPFVQVPTSLLAHVDSSVGGKVGVNHSQAKNLIGAFYQPVGVFIDTSTLETLPERDYRSGLAEVVKYGVILDAKFFQYLEENVTGLNERDPEVLRNIIARSCELKAEVVEQDEHERTGLRAILNYGHTFAHAFEALCGYGELMHGEAVAIGMIYASTLAEKLDLISKHDTERQIHLLSALGLPVQLPEGVSLSADDIIDRMKLDKKTVGGKLRFVLPTCLGRVEVFKEIQEALVREVLAELEHSAKATDDFQI from the coding sequence GTGTCAGAAAGTTTAGATGTTAACGTTGCCCTGGGCCCCCGCAGTTATCATATTTCGGTGGTCAGCCATCAGTTTGACCGGTTTGCAGAGACACTGGAAACCTGGATGAGCCAGAGTCCAGCCTATCATAATGCGATTCAGGAAGGGCATAAGACGGCATTTATTGTCACCGATCGGAACCTCTCGAAACTCCATACTCCCCATATCGAAAAAAGTCTGACTGCCCAAGGCTGGAAATGGGAAACCGCGATCATCGAGCCGGGTGAAAAATCGAAGTCACTGCCCGTGATTTCTGAACTGTACGACCGTCTGGTGGCAATGAAAGCTGATCGCCAGACCGTGCTGATTGCTGTCGGGGGAGGCGTCACTGGAGATGCGGGTGGGTTTGTCGCAGCGACTTATGTCCGAGGTCTGCCTTTCGTGCAGGTGCCGACATCATTGCTGGCCCATGTGGACAGTTCCGTAGGTGGAAAAGTGGGCGTCAATCATTCGCAGGCCAAGAACCTGATTGGTGCCTTCTACCAGCCTGTGGGAGTCTTTATCGATACGTCTACGCTCGAAACTCTGCCGGAACGCGATTATCGCAGTGGACTGGCTGAGGTGGTCAAATATGGTGTCATCCTGGATGCCAAATTCTTTCAATACCTGGAAGAGAATGTCACCGGCCTGAATGAACGAGATCCGGAAGTACTGAGAAATATCATTGCTCGCAGCTGCGAACTCAAGGCAGAGGTCGTAGAGCAGGATGAGCATGAACGTACAGGTTTGAGAGCCATTTTGAACTACGGGCACACGTTTGCCCACGCCTTCGAAGCATTATGCGGCTATGGTGAGCTCATGCATGGCGAGGCAGTGGCAATCGGCATGATCTACGCCAGCACCCTTGCGGAAAAGCTGGATCTGATTTCAAAGCATGATACGGAACGTCAGATTCACCTGCTCTCAGCTCTGGGCTTGCCCGTTCAACTCCCTGAGGGAGTTTCCCTGAGCGCTGATGACATCATTGATCGAATGAAACTCGATAAAAAAACGGTCGGTGGCAAACTGCGATTTGTATTGCCCACCTGTCTGGGCCGCGTTGAAGTCTTCAAAGAGATCCAGGAAGCACTTGTGCGCGAAGTCCTTGCCGAACTGGAGCACTCTGCCAAAGCGACCGATGATTTTCAGATTTAA
- the mfd gene encoding transcription-repair coupling factor yields the protein MIKPVDSPIQSMQDLVPILARSDGFSAVMEALKAGQSGTIDGAWGGSCALTTAAVATSLKSPLLVVLPRLAEIDEFTGDLASFLGEVPDIFPAWETLPDEHDVADAVFGARLRVLSQLLQLESAAEDRQQVFVTSFPALLQPVPGRKAREAATRTLRVGDEIETESFMSWLMERGFERTTAIELPGEFSMHGGILDIYSPDAQLPIRIELFGDEIDSIRQFDVETQRTVETCQQIDLTLIAPDSGQTTSRRTEARDSAETASESLLDNLPQDTCIVLIELPELIEEGKRYLDRLDNPRGLFSVPATMSRCTDFPTVTIAPISAESMEISCHLQIESIERFTRAKSEMIEELASITGPQDRIVVCCHNQGEQDRLRELLNESDLDISERVTTSIGNLALGFRIVPEHLVVLSDHELFGRADIRHKPRKRKVESRAIDSFLDLNVGDYVVHLTHGIARFKGLELLEKDGCREEHLSLEFREKVQMYVPVSLVHLVQKYIGGGKHVPQLSKLGTRGWASKKEKAAQAVRDMASDMLRLQAMRSAQPGIAYPPDSHWQKEFEASFPYNETSDQLHAISDVRHDMERPQPMDRLICGDVGYGKTEVAIRAAFKAIDAGRQVAMLVPTTVLAEQHTRTFSERMADYPITVAGLSRFKTKAEQRAILEGMASGSVDLVIGTHRLIQKDIKFKDLGLLIIDEEQRFGVEAKEMLKHLRLQIDVLTLSATPVPRTLHMSLLGIRDISNLTTAPRDRVPIETRISRFDEELLRHAIVRELNRNGQVYFVHNRVHDLQKYADRLQQIVPEASIGVGHGQMKESELEAAMLNFVSGRVDIFVCTTIVESGLDIPNANTIFIHDAGNYGLSDLHQLRGRVGRSHHRAYCYLLLRDGQILTPIAAKRLKAIEEYSELGAGFKIAMRDLEIRGAGNILGTEQSGHIAAVGYELYCQLLEKACKKLKNEPLREHHHVAIDLPVTAYLPSDYIPPGRIKIEFYRKLSAVRSLEELAALEEEMQDRFGAIPDPAHTLVALKEIQILCQRWQIDSIHLEDHFAVLGYRDKNHILALAKSNKKRIPVRIVDHKSAYIPLPAQADAVESIMLELKSVLQQSFDPAYNLASSS from the coding sequence ATGATCAAACCAGTCGACAGTCCGATTCAGTCGATGCAGGATCTGGTCCCGATACTGGCACGCAGTGATGGATTTTCTGCTGTCATGGAGGCTCTCAAGGCCGGCCAGAGCGGGACAATTGACGGAGCCTGGGGGGGATCGTGCGCGCTGACCACCGCAGCGGTCGCCACTTCATTAAAATCACCCTTGCTGGTCGTCTTGCCCCGACTCGCGGAAATAGATGAATTCACAGGAGATCTGGCCAGTTTTCTGGGAGAGGTTCCGGATATCTTTCCTGCCTGGGAGACACTCCCCGACGAACATGATGTGGCTGATGCCGTTTTTGGGGCCCGCCTGAGGGTTCTCAGTCAGTTACTGCAACTGGAGTCTGCTGCAGAAGATCGGCAGCAGGTATTTGTCACCTCCTTTCCAGCCCTGTTACAGCCGGTTCCCGGTCGTAAAGCACGTGAAGCTGCCACGCGGACTCTCCGTGTGGGAGACGAAATCGAGACCGAGTCGTTCATGAGCTGGCTCATGGAGCGGGGCTTCGAGCGTACCACGGCGATCGAACTGCCCGGCGAATTCAGTATGCATGGCGGGATTCTGGATATTTATTCTCCCGACGCTCAACTACCGATCCGAATTGAACTGTTTGGGGACGAAATCGACTCGATCCGACAGTTTGATGTAGAGACACAGCGGACCGTTGAGACCTGTCAGCAGATCGATCTCACTCTGATTGCACCTGACAGCGGGCAGACAACCTCGCGACGTACGGAAGCACGGGACTCGGCGGAAACAGCGTCCGAGAGCCTGCTGGATAATCTTCCTCAAGATACCTGTATCGTGCTGATCGAACTCCCCGAGTTGATCGAAGAGGGAAAACGGTACCTGGATCGACTGGACAATCCTCGTGGTCTGTTCAGCGTTCCAGCGACGATGTCTCGTTGTACCGACTTTCCGACTGTCACGATCGCCCCGATTTCTGCAGAATCGATGGAGATTTCCTGTCATTTGCAGATTGAATCAATTGAACGCTTCACGCGCGCGAAATCGGAAATGATCGAAGAACTGGCTTCGATAACCGGTCCACAGGACCGAATTGTGGTCTGCTGTCATAACCAGGGAGAACAGGACCGACTGCGGGAGCTGCTAAATGAGTCAGACCTGGATATCTCTGAGCGGGTCACTACCAGCATTGGTAATCTGGCGCTGGGATTTCGGATCGTCCCCGAGCATCTCGTCGTACTGAGTGACCATGAACTGTTTGGTCGCGCCGATATCCGCCATAAACCCCGCAAACGCAAGGTGGAAAGCCGGGCCATCGACAGCTTTCTGGATCTGAATGTAGGCGATTATGTCGTGCATTTGACGCACGGGATTGCCCGCTTCAAAGGACTGGAACTGCTGGAGAAAGATGGTTGCCGCGAAGAGCATCTCTCGCTGGAATTTCGTGAAAAAGTCCAGATGTATGTGCCTGTTTCGCTGGTCCATCTCGTACAGAAATATATCGGCGGTGGAAAACATGTTCCCCAACTCTCCAAACTGGGAACGCGCGGCTGGGCCAGCAAGAAAGAAAAAGCAGCACAGGCTGTGCGGGATATGGCCAGCGACATGCTCCGGCTGCAGGCAATGCGGTCAGCGCAGCCGGGCATTGCTTATCCACCAGACAGTCACTGGCAGAAAGAGTTCGAAGCGTCTTTCCCCTACAACGAAACCAGCGATCAGCTGCATGCGATCAGCGATGTGCGACACGACATGGAACGTCCTCAACCCATGGACCGCCTGATTTGTGGGGACGTCGGTTATGGGAAAACTGAAGTTGCTATTCGTGCCGCTTTTAAAGCCATTGATGCCGGCCGACAGGTGGCGATGCTGGTCCCCACCACGGTACTTGCCGAACAGCATACGCGTACTTTCAGTGAGCGCATGGCGGATTATCCGATTACTGTCGCTGGGCTCTCGCGGTTCAAGACCAAAGCAGAGCAGCGGGCAATTCTGGAAGGGATGGCCAGTGGCAGTGTCGACCTGGTGATCGGCACGCATCGCTTGATTCAGAAAGATATCAAGTTCAAAGATTTAGGGTTGCTGATCATCGATGAAGAGCAGCGGTTCGGTGTGGAAGCGAAGGAGATGCTCAAGCATCTGCGCTTGCAGATTGACGTTTTGACTTTGAGCGCAACTCCTGTTCCGCGGACCCTGCATATGTCGTTGTTGGGGATTCGGGATATCTCTAATCTGACCACAGCACCACGGGATCGGGTTCCCATTGAAACCCGAATTTCCCGCTTCGATGAAGAGCTTCTTCGGCATGCGATCGTACGGGAATTGAACCGTAACGGGCAGGTTTATTTCGTGCATAACCGGGTTCATGATTTGCAGAAATACGCGGATCGGCTTCAGCAGATTGTTCCGGAAGCGAGTATCGGAGTCGGCCATGGTCAGATGAAAGAATCAGAACTGGAAGCAGCCATGCTCAATTTCGTGTCCGGGCGGGTTGACATTTTCGTCTGCACCACAATTGTGGAAAGTGGGCTGGACATTCCCAATGCCAACACCATCTTTATCCATGATGCAGGGAACTATGGACTGTCTGACCTGCATCAGTTGCGGGGACGCGTAGGTCGCTCTCATCACCGCGCTTACTGTTACCTGCTGCTGCGTGATGGTCAGATTCTGACGCCCATCGCAGCCAAGCGGTTAAAGGCGATTGAAGAATACAGCGAATTGGGAGCAGGGTTTAAAATTGCCATGCGTGACCTCGAGATTCGAGGGGCAGGCAATATCCTGGGAACGGAGCAGAGCGGACATATTGCCGCCGTCGGTTACGAACTTTATTGCCAGCTTCTGGAAAAAGCCTGCAAAAAACTCAAAAATGAGCCCCTCCGCGAGCATCATCACGTTGCTATCGATCTGCCGGTGACCGCATATCTGCCCTCTGATTACATTCCTCCCGGGCGAATTAAGATTGAGTTTTACCGCAAACTTTCCGCGGTCCGAAGTTTAGAAGAGCTGGCTGCTCTGGAAGAGGAAATGCAGGACCGCTTTGGAGCTATCCCCGATCCAGCACACACTTTAGTTGCGTTGAAAGAAATACAGATTTTGTGTCAGCGCTGGCAGATTGACAGCATTCATCTGGAAGATCACTTCGCGGTTCTGGGGTATCGCGATAAAAATCATATTCTCGCTCTGGCGAAAAGTAATAAGAAACGTATCCCGGTGAGAATCGTGGATCATAAATCTGCCTACATTCCGCTGCCGGCACAGGCAGACGCCGTTGAGTCTATCATGCTAGAACTCAAATCGGTATTGCAACAAAGTTTCGATCCGGCATATAATCTCGCTTCGTCGTCCTGA